The region CAGACCATGATACGGAGGCGCTGCCCGGGCCTTTGAGCCTGCTGTCAGAGTATGAGGTGACGGAAAACCAGCTGGCGCGTCTGGGGCCTCTGGCCAGGGCGGATTATTTTATGCTGAGCGACCAGGACGATGTCTGGCTGCCTCAAAAGGCGCGGATGCTGTCAGATAAGATGAAAGAGATGGAAGGAGAACCAGGCCATAGCAGGCTGCCCCTTTTGGTGCATTCAGACCTGACCGTGACGGATGAGGAGCTGCGGCCCATAGCGGACAGCTTCTTCCGATATCAGAAAATTTCCCCGGAACGCACCCGCCTGCCCCAGCTTCTGGTACAGAACAATGTGACCGGAGGCGCCGTAATGCTCAGCCGCAGTATGCTGCCTTATCTACAGGAAATTCCCGGGGTTTGCCTTATGCACGATGCATGGCTGGCCCTTATCGCGTCCTGCTTTGGAGAGATAGGATGGGTGGACCGGCCCCTGTACTATTACAGGCAGCATGGCGGCAACACCCTGGGAGCTGAGAAGGGAGACAACCTGGATTCTGTCAGGGCCCGGGTAAAGGACGGAGGCAGCGCCAGGGAGAATTACAGGAAGATGTTTGGTCAGGCGGAGTGCTTTTACCATATGTTTCGCAGCTGTCTGAACCGGGAACAGCAGGAAACGCTGGAGGCTTTCATAAGACTGCCGCGCTGCGGCCGGCTTGGAAAAATGGGACTTATGGTGAAGTACGGCTTTACCAAGAACACCCTTGTGCGTACACTGGGGCAGATGCTGTTCATTGGGGACTGACCAAAAGCCTGTTTCAGGGTGTATCTTGAGGCATCGGTCTGTCCGCGGTTCCATGAAGAAAGGAAGGAAAACAGGCATTGAATGAAAAACAGACAACGGCAAAGGTCTTAAACGGCCTGTTTTGGAAGTTAATGGAAAATGGAGGCGCCCAGGGCGTCCAGTTCCTGGTTTCCATCATACTGGCGCGTCTGCTCTCGCCGGAAGAATACGGTGTGGTAGGCGTGATTCTCATATTTGTCACCATTGCCAATGTACTGGTGCAAAATGGCTTCAGCACCGCATTGATTCAGAAGCGGAAGGTGGATGACACGGATTTTTCTTCGGTTTTCTTCTTTAACATGGCTGTATCCGCAGTCATCTACCTGGTATTGTATCTGTCAGCGCCCGGCATCGCATACTTTTATAATAACCAGGAGATGACGGCCCTGGTGCGGGTGCTGGCCGTGGTCCTGTTTCCGGGAGGGGTAATCTCCATACAGAATGCCTATGTGTCCAGGAATATGGAGTTTAAGGGCCTGTTCATATCCTCCTTTGCGGCATCCATGATATCGGGTGCAATCAGCATTTTCCTGGCCTACAGGGGACTGGGGGTATGGGCCCTGGTATGGCAGCAGATTGCATACTACTTTTTCTACATGCTGATTCTGTTTATGAGCATCAGCTGGAAACCCCGCCTTTTGTTCAGTATTCTGCGGATTAAGACCATGTTCGCCTTTGGATGGAAGCTGCTGTGCGCCTCCCTTCTGGATACGGTTTATAACAATATATACGGATTGGTGATAGGAAGAATTTACAATGAATCCATGCTGGGAAACTACAACCGCGGAGAGCAGTTTCCCAAGCTGATTGTCAGCAACCTGGGAGCCGCCATCCAGTCCGTTATGCTGCCTGTGCTGTCAGCCAGCCAGGACGAGCCGGAGCGTGTAAAGTCCATGCTGCGAAGGGCCATCACCGTCAGCTCCTATCTGGTGCTGCCCATGATGGCAGGTCTCATAGCCGTGGCCCGGCCCATGGTACTGCTGCTGCTGGGAGAAAAATGGCTGCCCTGTGTTCCGTTTCTGCAAATCATGTGCATTGCCTATTCTTTCTGGCCCATTCACATTGCCAACCTTCAGGCGCTGAATGCAATGGGGCGCAGCGATATATTCCTTAAATTGGAAATTGTGAAAAAGATGGTGGGCCTGGCGGTGCTGGTGGCGGGCATACGCTATAATCCTCTGGTGCTGGTGGCACTTAAGGCGGCCGCGGATTTCCTGTGCACCTTCATCAACGCATGGCCCAATAAACGCCTGCTTAACTACAGCATATTGGAGCAGTGGAAGGATATCATTCCGTCAGTGGCAGTCTCAATCCTCATGGCCGCGGCTGTCATGGCTGCGGGAAGATATGTTCCCGTGGGATGGCTGGGCCTGGGAATGCAGATTCTCTTTGGCGCGGTTGTGTATATGCTGGCATCCTGGGTTTTGGGGCTGGAAGTGTTCCGGTATATCAGGGGCCTGGCAATGGACAGGCTGCCCGGAAGAAAGTAAACAGGAGGAACGTAAAATGAGGACAGTGATTGTGACAGCCATAGGGTCTTTTTCGGCTGATATCGTCATTAAGAAATGCAGGGAGAATGGAATCCGGGTCATAGGCTGCGATGTGTATCCCAGGGAATGGATTGCGGACGCGGGGAACGTGGAGGTGTTTTATCAGGTTCCCTATGCAACGGATACAGACCATTATATAGGGACCATGATGTTCCTTTGCCGGAAGGAAGGGGCGGAGGCCGTCATTCCCCTGACGGACGCGGAGATTGATGTGTTCAATCTTCACCGGGACGAATTCAGTGAAATAAATGTAACCTTATGCATGTCGGACAAGGCCTGCATCGGCCTGTGCCGTGACAAGATGGAGCTGTACCGCTATCTGGAGGAGCATATGGAGGGAACCGTGATTCCCACTCTGCGCCTGGGGGACGCGGACCCGGATGAAATCAGGTATCCGGCTGTGTGTAAGCCCTATAATGGAAGAAGCAGCCAGGGCCTTAAGATGGTGGGATCCCGCCGCGAGATGGAGGGGTTTCTGGGGGAAACAGATCCGGCAGATTATATCGTCCAGCCCATGATAAAGGGAAACGTGGTCACGGTGGATGTGGTGCGAAGCCCTGAGCAGGGCACATGCGCAGCTATCTGCCGCAGGGAGCTTTTGCGGACTCCAAACGGAGCGGGAACCTCTGTGCTGGTATTCAGAAACCGCCAGCTGGAGGAACGGTGCCGGACCATTGCCGGGCTGTTGGGAATCAGGGGATGCGTGAACATGGAATTTATAGAGGACCGGGACGGCGTTTACCACATGCTGGAGTGCAATCCCAGATTTTCCGGCGGCGTGGAGTTTTCCTGTCTGGCGGGATATGACTGTGTGACAAACCATCTGCGTTGTTTTGAGGGAAAGGAAATAGAGCAGGACGGCAGTGTCACAGGCATGTATATTGCCAGGAAATATGAGGAATATATTACCAAGGTGGAGCGGTAGGGAGGTGTGACAGGATATGAGCGACAAAGTGCGAGGCGGCGCCGGGCCGCAAACCGCAGATACAACTATAATGGCCAGCATCAGCTGTGTTACATTTAATCATGTGAATTACATCAGAACAGCCCTGGACAGCTTTCTGATGCAGAAAACAGATTTTGCGTTTGAGATACTGGTCCACGACGATGCATCCACGGACGGTACCAGCGATATTATACGGGAATATGCGGCCAGGTATCCGGAAAAGGTGAAGCCGCTGATACAGACAGAAAACCAGTATTCACAGGGGATCGACAATATCAGCGGGGCCTTTAATTTCCCCAGGGCCAGGGGAAAGTACATTTTCATGTGTGACGGGGACGACTATTTCCTGTCCCCGGATAAGCTTCAGAAGCAGGTGGATTACATGGAAACCCACCCGGACTGTACCCTGTGTATTCACAGCGCCAGCATAGATTTGGTGGGAAAGGCGCTGACAGAGGGCCAGATGAGGCCGTACAGAAAGAGCCGCGTCCTGACCCCGGAGGAAATCATTGACAAGCCTTCGGGCTACGCCATGTCTTCCATGGCATTTCCGGCCCGTCTGGTGGGGGATCTGCCTGATTACTATGTGGACTGTCCCGTGGGGGATACGCCCATCCAGCTGATTGCGGCTGCAAACGGATACGGCTATTACTTTGACGAGGCCATGAGCGCCTACCGGGTAGGCGTGGCAGGTTCCTGGACCGTGGAGGGAAAGAGCGGGGATTACCAGGGGAAGCAGAGGGCTTACTGTGACCGCATGAAGCGCACCTATGAGCAGTTTGACAGGGCCACAGGGGGCAGGTTTAAGGAAGCGGCAGAGAGCGCTGCCCGCAGGACCTATTACCAGACAATGGTAAACACCAAGCAGTTTGAGGAGATATTCAATCCCCAATACCGCAGGTATTATAAAGAGCTTACGCCCAGGATGCGGTTTTTTCTGAGATTTGAGCATACCATGCCGGCAGTATATGAAATGGCGAGGAAGACGTTCATTGGAAAGTGATTCCAATGAACGGTTCCCCGCCATTTTGGATGTATACTCTAATATTACTGCTGGGCAAAGAGAGGATCCGTGGGATCCCAGTGCTGGTCTCCCGGAATAACCCACTCAATGGCCGGCCGGTCATAAGGGCCTGCCTTTGGCGAGTTGTAGATGGTCACCGTGGTGCCCAGTGCACAGTTGTCATATACCCATTTGGCGTCTCCGGAAAGGAGACGGACACAGCCGGCTGACTCTGCGATACCCAGATAATTATAGGTCAGCGGATCTAATGTCATGGGGTCCGGACGGCTGTACAGGATGGAGTGAATCAGGAAGCCCTTGTAGATACGCGTCGCGTACTGGGTGAAGATTCCGTGGTTCATGTCACGCCAACGGTACTTGGCCGGTGTCTGGAAGGTTCCAATCGGGGTATCCGGTCCGGTAGAGGTAAGATAGGTCTTTACCGGGATGATGAAGCCGTTGGCTCCGTCCTGTGCGAAGATGGTCATGCAGTTCATCTGCTTGTTGATGCTGATGAGGAACGGACCGCTGTTGCCCACAATGGGCTCTAAGTCGGTCAGCAGCTTGCCGGTCTCGTCAAAGTAATACTTGAAACCGTCTATGTACTGCCAGCCTGTTACAGGCGCATTGTTCACAAAGTAGTAGCGGTCCCTGTCATTCCAGGCCCATCCGGTAAATGGAACGCCGGTGCCGTTACTGTATGCCACTGCCCCGTCCACAACCTGGATTCCGTCCGGGAACGCTGCTTCCAATGGTTTCTCCATGTTGTAGGCAGCGCCTTCCACGCCTTTACCCCAGAGGGAGACCCTGAAGCCGCTCAGCACCTTTCCTGTACCCATGGTTCCTGCTGTTGCGCTGTTGCGCGCCCAGTTTAACTCTGTCCCATCGTTCAGGGTTGTGCAGTAGTAAATATCAAATGTGTTGCCCACAAAGCCGTTGAAACGCATCTGGATGGCCTCCACCAGGGCGCCGTCCTCCCAGACAGTGGTGTGGCCGCCGTTCATAGCCCAGTCGCTCCAGCCATGCGCGCTTGTATACGTCCTGTAAAGGATGTCGCCCACTATGTTGTTCAGATAGACGGACATGGAACGGAATCCCTGCTCCGACACCACCGGTGTATCGCCTATTACAGGATCGGTCCATGTGGTATCCGGACGGAGCACCTGAATCTGGACAAAAGGCGTATTGGCTGATGCCTGTCTGGCAGCTTCCTCTGCTGCAAACTGGGCTGCTGCGGCTGCCTCTGCATCGGCCTGCGCCGAGTCGTCTGCTGCCTGTGCCGCGTTCTGGTCCGTGGCAGAGGAAGACACGCTGTCTGTGCCGGCTTTAGCGGCTGCCTCAGTGCTGCCGGCTGCAGCAGCGCTGCCCCCATCGGCCTGTTCTGCCGGGGCTGCGTTGGCAGGAGCCACTGACTGCGGGCCGGAACTCTGCACGCCCCCACTCTGGCTTTCTGAAGAACCAGGGGAGGTTTGTTCGACTTTTGTGGAAAAAGCCGGACCATAAATAGAATCATCCTGCGCGGCCAATGCGGGTCCGGCCTGACCTAAGACCAGAAGTCCGGACAGAAGGGCTGCGACAGCACGCTTCGTTAACTCATTCATTCGTAACATCCTCCTGAATTTTATATAGATTACCATACATGTCTTAATCTATCATATTTGGCAGGAAAATTCCAGATGTGATTTACTTTTTACCCGCTATAATGTAAAATTGTAAACAAAATGACCTTAGAAAGACTAGAGAATGTAAGAAATAGGTGCCATAATATGGATTGGAATACAGAAACTGTTAATATCATTTATGCGTCTAATGACGGGTATGCC is a window of Enterocloster clostridioformis DNA encoding:
- a CDS encoding ATP-grasp domain-containing protein, which produces MRTVIVTAIGSFSADIVIKKCRENGIRVIGCDVYPREWIADAGNVEVFYQVPYATDTDHYIGTMMFLCRKEGAEAVIPLTDAEIDVFNLHRDEFSEINVTLCMSDKACIGLCRDKMELYRYLEEHMEGTVIPTLRLGDADPDEIRYPAVCKPYNGRSSQGLKMVGSRREMEGFLGETDPADYIVQPMIKGNVVTVDVVRSPEQGTCAAICRRELLRTPNGAGTSVLVFRNRQLEERCRTIAGLLGIRGCVNMEFIEDRDGVYHMLECNPRFSGGVEFSCLAGYDCVTNHLRCFEGKEIEQDGSVTGMYIARKYEEYITKVER
- a CDS encoding lipopolysaccharide biosynthesis protein, which translates into the protein MNEKQTTAKVLNGLFWKLMENGGAQGVQFLVSIILARLLSPEEYGVVGVILIFVTIANVLVQNGFSTALIQKRKVDDTDFSSVFFFNMAVSAVIYLVLYLSAPGIAYFYNNQEMTALVRVLAVVLFPGGVISIQNAYVSRNMEFKGLFISSFAASMISGAISIFLAYRGLGVWALVWQQIAYYFFYMLILFMSISWKPRLLFSILRIKTMFAFGWKLLCASLLDTVYNNIYGLVIGRIYNESMLGNYNRGEQFPKLIVSNLGAAIQSVMLPVLSASQDEPERVKSMLRRAITVSSYLVLPMMAGLIAVARPMVLLLLGEKWLPCVPFLQIMCIAYSFWPIHIANLQALNAMGRSDIFLKLEIVKKMVGLAVLVAGIRYNPLVLVALKAAADFLCTFINAWPNKRLLNYSILEQWKDIIPSVAVSILMAAAVMAAGRYVPVGWLGLGMQILFGAVVYMLASWVLGLEVFRYIRGLAMDRLPGRK
- a CDS encoding glycosyltransferase family 2 protein — protein: MSDKVRGGAGPQTADTTIMASISCVTFNHVNYIRTALDSFLMQKTDFAFEILVHDDASTDGTSDIIREYAARYPEKVKPLIQTENQYSQGIDNISGAFNFPRARGKYIFMCDGDDYFLSPDKLQKQVDYMETHPDCTLCIHSASIDLVGKALTEGQMRPYRKSRVLTPEEIIDKPSGYAMSSMAFPARLVGDLPDYYVDCPVGDTPIQLIAAANGYGYYFDEAMSAYRVGVAGSWTVEGKSGDYQGKQRAYCDRMKRTYEQFDRATGGRFKEAAESAARRTYYQTMVNTKQFEEIFNPQYRRYYKELTPRMRFFLRFEHTMPAVYEMARKTFIGK
- a CDS encoding glycosyltransferase family 2 protein; translated protein: MITVLVASYNGSRYIKQQLDSILAQDEKDIHILVSDDCSADGSGELLKEYEERHRDRILVLFRRKPSGGAAAHFLKLLKLMADADHNPDADHSTDADHDTEALPGPLSLLSEYEVTENQLARLGPLARADYFMLSDQDDVWLPQKARMLSDKMKEMEGEPGHSRLPLLVHSDLTVTDEELRPIADSFFRYQKISPERTRLPQLLVQNNVTGGAVMLSRSMLPYLQEIPGVCLMHDAWLALIASCFGEIGWVDRPLYYYRQHGGNTLGAEKGDNLDSVRARVKDGGSARENYRKMFGQAECFYHMFRSCLNREQQETLEAFIRLPRCGRLGKMGLMVKYGFTKNTLVRTLGQMLFIGD
- a CDS encoding L,D-transpeptidase, with amino-acid sequence MNELTKRAVAALLSGLLVLGQAGPALAAQDDSIYGPAFSTKVEQTSPGSSESQSGGVQSSGPQSVAPANAAPAEQADGGSAAAAGSTEAAAKAGTDSVSSSATDQNAAQAADDSAQADAEAAAAAQFAAEEAARQASANTPFVQIQVLRPDTTWTDPVIGDTPVVSEQGFRSMSVYLNNIVGDILYRTYTSAHGWSDWAMNGGHTTVWEDGALVEAIQMRFNGFVGNTFDIYYCTTLNDGTELNWARNSATAGTMGTGKVLSGFRVSLWGKGVEGAAYNMEKPLEAAFPDGIQVVDGAVAYSNGTGVPFTGWAWNDRDRYYFVNNAPVTGWQYIDGFKYYFDETGKLLTDLEPIVGNSGPFLISINKQMNCMTIFAQDGANGFIIPVKTYLTSTGPDTPIGTFQTPAKYRWRDMNHGIFTQYATRIYKGFLIHSILYSRPDPMTLDPLTYNYLGIAESAGCVRLLSGDAKWVYDNCALGTTVTIYNSPKAGPYDRPAIEWVIPGDQHWDPTDPLFAQQ